One part of the Sardina pilchardus chromosome 5, fSarPil1.1, whole genome shotgun sequence genome encodes these proteins:
- the si:ch211-237l4.6 gene encoding uncharacterized protein si:ch211-237l4.6 translates to MAFRARSVELARNRGNGKTRQGLEGMLKYRQLGSDPTAAVMGVKVLQCFPFYRHAKGRGKGRLCPPPAVPSGEVKPEFSSSSWACDSEGGGGGGGSVRRVYLSQKARISYRHQMDNVIDATY, encoded by the exons ATGGCGTTCCGCGCACGCTCAGTGGAGTTAGCGCGCAACCGGGGTAACGGAAAAACCAGACAGGGGCTAG AGGGGATGTTAAAGTATAGGCAACTCGG GTCTGACCCTACAGCTGCAGTCATGGGAGTGAAGGTTTTACAGTGCTTTCCCTTCTACCGCCACGCTAAAGGCCGAGGCAAAGGAAGACTCTGTCCACCCCCAGCAG TGCCCTCTGGGGAGGTGAAGCCggagttctcctcctcctcctgggcgTGTGACAGTGagggcggtggcggtggcgggggTAGCGTGCGCCGGGTCTACCTCTCCCAGAAGGCCCGGATCAGCTACCGGCACCAGATGGACAACGTGATAGACGCCACCTACTAG